A window of Mycolicibacterium madagascariense genomic DNA:
GACTTTCGGAGTCGGCCCGTGGGACCGGCGTGCGACGAGGGGGCTGGACGTGCAGATCGGAGTGGGACTCGACCGAGGCCTGGGCCTGTCGTGGGACGAGTATCGCGACCTCGGCAGGTACGCCGCCCGCCTGGGATATGACAGTGTGTGGACCAACGCGTCGAACGGGCGCGATGCCATGCACGTCTGTGCGCAATGGTCGGTGGCCACCGCGGACGTCGTGCCCGGGGGCATCGGCACCGGCGTCTCCGTCATCCCGGTCGGCTACTGGTCACCCGCCTCGCTGGCCTCCGCGGCGGCCACGGTCGGCGAGATCTCCGGCGGTCGGTTCGTCCTTGGTCTGGGTGCGGGTGCACTGCAGGACCGCGCCTTCCGGCACTCCCTGGGCCTCGACGACCGGCTGCGACCGATCGCCACCATGCGCGAGTGGCTGACCACCGTGCGCGGGTTGCTCGCCGGCGAGACGGTCGACCACGAGGGCAGGGCCATCACGCTGCACGGCGTCGATCTGGGCGCACCGCCCCCTCGCGTGCCCGTGGCCCTCGGCGCCCTCGGCCCCAACATGCTCACCTTGGCCGGCGAGGCCGCGGACGCCGCCGCCCTCAACTGGTGCACCCCCGAGCAGGTGAGCGCCAGCCGCGACACCGTGGCCGCGGGCGCTCGGACGGCGGGACGCGATCCCAGCGAGGTCGCGATGATCGAGTACGTCCGCATCTGCGTGGACGACGACGTCGACGTCGCCCGTCGGGCCTACGTCAGGGCCCTGATGGGATATGCGCTGGCCCGGCCGGGTGTCAACAAGACCCTGGGGTACCGCGGCCACTTCGGGCGGATGGGTTTCGACGACGCCCTCAACGACCTCGAGGACCGCCGCGACCGGGGCGCCTCCGAGTCCGAACTCGTCGATGCGTTCCCCGAGGACCTGGCGCGACTGGTGGGCTACTTCGGGCCGGCGTCGGGCGCACGGGCGGCGTTCCGTCGGCTCGCCGAGGGACTCGACGTCGCGATCGTGCGGGTGGTGGCGGCCCGCCCGGAGCCGCCGTCGATCACGGCGGTGATGGAGGCCTGCCGGCCCGACTGAACGACCGGTCCGACCGCTCAGGTCGCCACGTAGAGCCGGGGGCCGCCGCCGTCGCGGGGGAACGCGATGGTGACCGATCCCGCCAGACGCACCGTGATGGTGGCGGGGTCGGCGGAGACGCCGGTGATCGTGCCGATCTCGTAGCGGCCGTCGTCCTCCCACACCGCCATGGCCCTGGCTCCCACGTGATCGACCGAGAGTCGATCGGCGGCGAGCTCGCCGAGCGTGTCCGGGATCGCCGGACGGGGGTGGTCCGCGGCGGCCGCCTCGTCGTCGACGAACAGCTGCCAGCCGGACGGCGGAGGGGGCCAGGCCGGGTCGGGCGTCCAGGTGGGGCTGGGGCGCCATCCCGGTGGAGGCGGCGGCCAGTTCGGCGGCGGGTTGTAACGCATCGCAGTCATCCCATCTCCCGGTCGGCGCGGCGGCGTCGGTCACCTCCACTGTGCCACCGGATGCCGACCGATGCCCGAACACCATGACGCACGGGCACTTTGGCGCTCGGCGGGAGGCGGTGAACGCTTGGCGCGCGGGCCCGCCGGTGCGCCCGCCGGGGGCGGCCCTCGAGGCCGCGGGTGCGCGGGTGACGAAGCGACGCACCGCGTTCCGCTCGGGCGCCCGTCGAGTATCGCGAATGCCCCGCGCGCACCGGGTGGCGA
This region includes:
- a CDS encoding LLM class flavin-dependent oxidoreductase — protein: MQIGVGLDRGLGLSWDEYRDLGRYAARLGYDSVWTNASNGRDAMHVCAQWSVATADVVPGGIGTGVSVIPVGYWSPASLASAAATVGEISGGRFVLGLGAGALQDRAFRHSLGLDDRLRPIATMREWLTTVRGLLAGETVDHEGRAITLHGVDLGAPPPRVPVALGALGPNMLTLAGEAADAAALNWCTPEQVSASRDTVAAGARTAGRDPSEVAMIEYVRICVDDDVDVARRAYVRALMGYALARPGVNKTLGYRGHFGRMGFDDALNDLEDRRDRGASESELVDAFPEDLARLVGYFGPASGARAAFRRLAEGLDVAIVRVVAARPEPPSITAVMEACRPD
- a CDS encoding tudor domain-containing protein; translation: MTAMRYNPPPNWPPPPPGWRPSPTWTPDPAWPPPPSGWQLFVDDEAAAADHPRPAIPDTLGELAADRLSVDHVGARAMAVWEDDGRYEIGTITGVSADPATITVRLAGSVTIAFPRDGGGPRLYVAT